TATTTTTTTTATATTGAAAAGGTCTGCTTCTTCTGAAGCAGACCTTTCATTATTTTACCGACGGGTATTATCTGTTTTTCCGGACTTATTCTTCGAAGATTTTTCAATATCCTCTTTATCGATATCCGGTGGATTGGTTTTCTTAGATGATGCAGGAATATCCGGGAAATCCTGGTTTTGTTTTTTCGATTCTGCAGCATTGGCAGATTCCTTTTTTTTAGCATTATCTTTTGAATTCATAGCTTAGATTTTAAAGTTCTAAAATACCGAGTTGACCTGTTTTGTCTTCAATGGTATAATTCAAAGCCTTTGCCAAAACAAAAATATTATTAAGATTTTCCATCAATTGCTTACGTCCTTCATTTCGTAGCTTATTTTCATCAATAGCTTTAATAGCTGTTTCTTTTGCTTTGTTGGTTACATTTTTAATGTCTTTTTCAGAAATCCTGTTAAAGAAAGAATCGTCAAGCGACTGTATTTCCACACTTGGAGTAATTCGGATATCGGCATTAGGCAGCTGAGTAATAACCAGTTTTTTATTGATCGAATCCACCTCTATCTTCATTTTATTAAGATCGTAGGAAACCTGGGCATTGGTCTTGGTATAGGTGATTATACTGTTACTGGATACTTCGTTTCCGAATACTTCATAACCCATTTTGGTTTTCTGCATGCTGGAAATATTCTGTTCCAAAACCACCATTTTATTCATTTTGGAAATCTGGTTCGTCAGAATATAATAATCCGATTTTTCCGTTTTGCCTCCAAAATTAAAACAGGACTTAAGACCGAAAAACAGGAAAAGCATCACAAGAATTCCTGCTACAAAAGATAATATAAGCTTATTATTTTTCAATATTTACTTTTTAAATATTTCTTTAAGTACCGATTTGTCATCTTTTTTCAGAATTTCTACCAGATCCCTTTCTACATAACCGGTTTTGGGCATTTCAATAATTCTTCCGATTTCTTTATCATATTTTTCAACAATAATAGTCGGAACTTTCTGGATATTATAAATACCTTCTTCTCCTGATGGAGATTCCTTTTTGCGATTGACTGCAATAATGGTCAGCCTGTTATCCGGAAAATTTACTTCTTCCAGGATTCTCATCAGTCTCGGAAAGTCCCTGTGGCTATCCTCACACCAGGTTCCCATGAAAACGATAATGTGATAAGAACTTATTTTAGCTTTCTTCAAGTCTGCAATGGCCTTCTGATCTAAAGCATATTCATCATGCTCTTTCACATACCAATCTGCATAAGGTGCCTTTAAAAATTGTTCTTTTAACTGGTTCCCCAAAAGCATTTTGCCATCATTCTGGGTTTCTACCTCACGGTTTACAACCACTTTCTGAGCACTTAGCTGCTGGGTAGCCAGGAACAATCCTGAAATTGCAACAGTATTTGTAATAAATTTTTTCATATTTTATTTCTCGATGATCGTTTTCAAATCAGCAGGAGAATAGTATTTGTTTTTCAGAACTTTGTGATCGGTTTTTCTGTAAACGTTGAATTTTTCTCCTGATTTTTCATAAAAAGATTCTACTTCTTTTTCTTTATAGAATTCAACAGTTTCATTTGCCTGCTCCTCGTTGTCACATGCTTTTGACATATTGGAACGCTGAACTTCGTTGAAAAGCTCTACAAATTTGTTGCCAAGACCAAATTCTAAAACAGCACCACTCAAAACATATTGTAAATCACATAAAGCATCTGCAATTTCAACGATGTCATTGTCTGCGATTGCTTGTTTTAATTCGTTTAATTCTTCCTGTAACAGTTCAACTCTAAGATTACATCTTTCAGGAGAAGGAATTTGTGGTGTTTCTAAAATAGGGGCTTTAAAAGTAGTATGGAATTCTGCTACTTGGTTCAGACTATCAATTTTATCCATGAATTTTTTTATTTAAAGCAAAGATAGAAAACGATTTGCTAATGGTAAAATGTACAACGCAAAATGTACCTAAAAACGGTAGAATATAGACTACTTCTCCGTAATCTAAGCTTCATGATCCTCTGTCGGATTTTGCATATAATCATGTTCATTAATAACCATGCGAATTATCAAAATGATGATTAAAAACAGATTACTCCATTTTTTCAAATTTCCAGACCCCGGAAATATGTAAGACCGTTGCTCCCGGTTGTTTTTCACCATAACTGAAAACACAGATATAAGAGGAGTGGCAGGATTGACAGTCCGTACCAAAGTATAAGGTAGGTAAATTAGAAACCGTTAATTCTCCAAAATGCAACATGCTAGGGAGGGTGGGAGCAACAATACCATTATCTGTTAATTCATTTTTCGAAAGGACTTTGTCACTCTGATAAATCTGAAGGATCGGGAACCCTGATTGATAAGGGATAATTTCGAGTTTATTTTCATAACCGCAGTCACAACAGGCAAATGTTGTGACTGCAGATGGGATAATTTCACAATTGGTAAAAACTGTTTTTGCTACGAGAACTTTTCTGCCAATTCTTATTTTTTTTGATATTGAATACATCAGGATCTGTCTTTTATTGAATCACTGTACCTACTAAATTGTTGTAATGACCGCTTGGACTTTTTTTTATGGTTATTTTCACATATCCTTCCTCCGCCAGCTTATTCCAGGTTTTCTGATAGCCGGTTGCCGGATCTATAGGGATTTTCCACATCGTTTGTTTTCCGCCACCTACCTGATTAAACCAGGGAATTACATCAGCTGTTTGGGAAGTGAAAGGTAATGAATTATTCAGAACATCGATCTCATAATAAAAATCATAGGTGTTTTCAGGTTGATTTAATGCCCTTTGAGAGAAAGTATACACATACCCGTTTATAATAGGACTTGTAAAGCTGCCTCCTAACGTAGGAATTCCGTTTCCACTATAATTAATTGCTCCGCTGTACCGGTCAAACTTTTGCCCGGCCTGAAAGGGAACATTATCAACTATATTGTATCCCCCATTGGCAGGGGGCCAGCCTCCATTTAGATTATTGGCTTTAAAAAGAGCTTCCAGTTCACTCCATTTTCCCTGTTTGTATAATTCGAAAGCCTGATTCCGGATATCCTGGTTAACCAGTCCCGCGGTGTCATAAGTTAATGCAAATTCATCAGCGGTCTTATAAAATACGTGGGTAACTCCGTTTGTGTTATCAATTTCATCATCCCTGTCCGAATTACAAGCAGTCGAGAAAAAAATAACGGATAAAAAAAGTAAGTACTTCAATAAATGTTTCATAATAATTAGTTTTTTATTTATAATTAAGTTAGTGTCAGCAGGCATATCTTTTTCATTAATATTCATATAGTGAATATTGGCGGTCATCTTCGGAATAAATTTATTGGTTCACTTTGGTTGTAAAATAAGACACTTATTAAGACTTTATCCAAAGTAATGGAATGCAAAGTGATATGAATCAGGCAATGCTTACTAATAGCATCTTCGACCTGAATACCCGGTGGCAGGCGGTACAATGATTCGATAAATTTAAATTAAAAAACTATAACAAAAGAATAAATTATTTTAAAAATTAATAATTAATGAATTATTTACTTCTTTATTGTTTAATTTTAGAATTTATTACTTTTCTATAAAGTGAATTGAATGAAAAAAGGCCGCTCTAAAAAGAGCAGCCTTAAGATTATTGTTATCAAGATAATTATTCTTTAATAAACCTTTTGGTTGTTTCTCCAGTCTGAAGTAAATAAACTCCCTTAGTAAGGTCACTTACATTAATGGCTCCTCTTTCAAGTTTTCCTGAATTAATTAGTTTCCCGCCCATATCAAAAATTTTATATTCTTCTGATGTAGCGTTTGAAACATTTAAGGTATTTTTTACCGGGTTAGGGAAGAGCTTCACCTCGGTAATCAGGTCTTTAGTGATGTCTTTTTGTTTTGCTGAAGATGCAGTTACCTTTATATTGGCATTGTTCACATCAAAGAAAATGTGATTGCTCCCTTTTACCATAATTCTTCCTGTTGTTGTTGCCACATTAGGAATTGTTACTGCCTGGGTACCGTCATTTGGAGTTCCCGCCAGCAAAGTAGTCCAGGTAGTTCCACTATTGGTTGACCATAATATATCTACATTAGCCGCATTTACATTATTTCCTGTAGTTCCTGCAACGTCCCATGTTATGGTTTGAGAGCTCCCTCCGGTATAAGTTACGGCAGAATTTTGGGAACTCACCTTAAATGGACCAGCTGTAGAGTTTACTGTAATTATAGCATCATCGGAATTATTTCCTGATCCACCGGCTCTGTTATCACGAACTGTAAATCTGAAATTCAGTTTTCTTGCCACATTAGATAATGCTTCTACTGTGATTTCGGATCCTGAGGTGGTTGTAGCACCTGCAAGGATAGAAGCCATTCTTGGGAAATACCTGGTAGGAGAGGCAGTTGGTGTCCATGATCTGAATGTAGGACCAGCGGTTTTTGTAGCACTGGCTGCAGAACTGGATCCTGTTTGTGAAGAAGTTCCCTTATCCATTTGCTCCCAGATATAAGTTAATGTATCTCCGTCAGCATCCGTACCGGTTCCTGTCAACATAAAGGGTGTGCCTTTAGGAATAGTGTAATCAAGGCCTGCATTAGCTGTTGGGATGGAATTTCCTGTAGCAGTATTTACAGAGCAGGTTGCCGCTTTAATATTGTCCGTAATCTGCTGAATGCTTAAAGCATGGAATAAAGCGTCCGAGTGAGCTTGCACATCATAACTTGTAATCCCTGCATAGCCCATTATGGTAGATCCGGATCCCGGTTCTACAGGTTGCAATCCGTTTTGGGTTTGATAAGACCATGTATGATTACCTCCAAACTGATGTCCCATCTCATGAGCTACATAATCTATATCAAAACTATCTCCTGAAGGAACTCCGTCTGCCGGGGAGGTGTATCCGCTTCCTTTATAGTTTTCAGGATATGTAACTCCTCCATCTACATAAGTTGTATCGTCATTGCTGCAAATACAGCCTATACAACCTGCATTACCACCACCACCATCTTTTCCGAATAAATGTCCTATATCAAAATTGGCATCACCAATTGTTGAATGTAAGGTTTGCATAAGTTCATAATTCCAATTATCAAGCTGTGATGAAGGGGAATAAGGATCGGTGGATGAATTGGTGTAAATGACATCATCATTATTTGAGATAAGGATCATTCTGGCAGCAAAATCTTTTTCAAACACTCCGTTTACACGGGTCATTGTGTTATTCATAGCAGCCAGGGCATTTGCTTTAGTTCCTCCAAAATAAGACGTATACTCACCGGTGCAGGAAAGGGCTAATCTAAAGGTTCTTAACTTTGAATCATCAGCATTCGGTCTTGCAGCAAGAGTTGTTTTCTCAATCCCTTTCTGTGCAACATCAATCACTTTACATTCAAATTTATTAAGTGCATCCTTTTTATCAGACTTCCTATAAATTACATACGTAGAAAGATCCTTCGTGTAAGGCTCAATAAAAACAGCAGAGCGGTCACCGTAAATTTCCATAGAAGAAAGCCCCAAAGGAGAAATACTGAAATACACAGTCGAACTTTTATCTTCTGCTCCCTGTCCAACATACGATTTAATATCCGGATATTTCGCAGCTAAAAGAGGATCAAGGTTTGAGTTTTCCCTTACTTTAAAATTTTCCATTTTTCCTTCTGAATTAGGAAAAGAAATAATAATTTCTGATGGTTCTCCCGCAGACAATCTTTTTGGAGCTTTTGAAAGGACGCTTTTGAGTGCATCAAGATTTAGCGAGTACACTTTTGGATCAGTAATGCCGGTTTTGTTCTCAAAAACCTGCGATGCTGTCTTTGGTGAAGTTTGAGACCAGAGACGATCGGTCTGCGCGAAAGAGATGCCCGAAATTAAAAGCACCCCAATCATGGATAACTGTTTTTTCATATAAAATATTGTTTAATTGTGGAATACCAAAGCTAACGAAAATAATATTACGAAAAACGTACTTAATTCATATTTTTACTAAGTATTAATTATTATTTTCATTTACTAATTGAATAATAGTTAATTTTTTAATAAAAAATGAATAAAATAAATTAAAACAAAATAAATGATTAATTTTTTTCTAAATCAACAAATAAAAAAACTACCTCTGGTGAGGTAGCTTTTTCATTTAATCCTGATTTAATATTATTAATCTTTAATGAATCTCCTTGAAATTTCACCAATTTGTATCATATAAGCTCCTTTTACGAGATTATTTACATTAACAGATCCTCTTTCGAGTTTTCCTGAATTGATTAATTTTCCTGTCATATCGAAGATTTTATATTCTTCAGATGTTGTATTGGAAACATTAAGGATATTTTTTACCGGATTAGGATAAAGTTTGATATCTGTAAGCATATTATTGCCACCTAATATGTCTCCTTTAGATGTTGATCCGATATTTACTGTGTAATCCTCAACTTGTCCATACGTATAAGTTCCGCAAGATGATGATGGGATAGAGCTGTACTGCATCATTACTCTCATTCTTGTAGAGCCAAGTGCAGCAGAGGCAGGAATCGTTATACTTCCCGTTACCGGTGTTGTAGTAGATCCTGATTTGGTCCATACCAATTCGCCGCTATCTGTAAAGACTCCGTTTTGATTGTAGTCAATATATACTGCGTACGCTTCACTGTATACGGTTGAAGTCCATACCGGAGTAATAGAAATTGTATAGGCAGTTCCTCTTGTAACATTAGTGGAAACAGATGTGAAATTCTCGTATCCTGCAGTTCCCGTAGAAGTGTTGTTGATTGTTCCAAACTTCACGTTTCCTATTCTTTCGTCAGCAGTATTGTTTGCACTTGCTGAACAATAAGTTACCGTGCTTCCTGCAAGAGTTGTTACACTTACGGAATTACTGGCTACTGAAGTGTTTCCTGCGGCGTCTTTTGCTTTAACGGTAAAGCTGTAAGTGGTAGATGGACTTAAGCTTGTTACTGTATAAGAAGTAGAAGCGGTAGATCCTATTAATGAAGCACCCTGATATACATCATATCCGGTAACTCCTACATTATCCGTAGCTCCGCTCCATGATAAATTGGTTGTGGTTGCAGTAGTACCGGAAGCAGCAAGAGTAGGTGCTGTAGGCGCTACAGTATCAGTTCCTCCTGAACCTGCATTTACCGTGATGTTAGCGTTATTTACATCAAAGAATACATGATTGGAACCTTTTACCATAATTCTCCCTGTTGTCGTAGAGGCATTAGGTATGGTAACAGCCTGGCTTCCATCATTAGGTGTTCCGGCTAATAATGTAGTCCAAGTATTTCCACTGTCAGTTGACCAAAGAATATCTACATTAGCAGCATTTACATTATTTCCTGTAGTTCCTGCTACATCCCATGTTACAGTTTGGGAAGTTCCTCCTGTATATGTCGTTGCTGAATTTTGGGAAGAAACTACAAATGGTCCTGCTGTAGAATTTACCGTAATCACTGCATCATCAGAATTGTTTCCTGAACCTCCGGCTCTGTTATCACGAACTGTAAATCTGAAGTTCAGTGTTCTTGCTACATTAGATAAAGCTTCTACAGTAATTTCTGAACCTGCGGTTGTGGTAGCACCGGCAAGGATAGAAGCCATCCTTGGAAAATATCTTGTTGGAGAAGTTGTTGGAGTCCATGATCTGAAAGTAGGTCCGGATGCTTTTGTTGCGCTGGCTGCAGAGCTTGCTCCTGTCTGTGACGAAGAAGCATTGTCCATTTGTTCCCATACATAAGTTAATGAATCTCCGTCTGCATCCGTACCGGTTCCTGTTAACATGAATGGTGTGCCTTTAGGAATAGTGTAATCAGATCCTGCATTAGCGGTTGGAATTGCATTTCCTGTTGCTGTACTTACAGGACATGTTTTTGCTTTAATATTATTAGTGATCTGCTGGATACTTATTGCATGGAAAAATGCATCAGAATGAGGTTGTACATCCTGAGAGGTAATTCCTGCATATCCCATGATGGTAGATCCTGAACCAGGTTCCATATTAGCTCCGGTTCCTTCATTGCTCATAGAGAATGTATGGTTTCCTCCGAACTGATGCCCCATCTCATGCGCTACATAATCAATATCAAAATTATCTCCTGAAGGAATTGCATCAGCAGGGGAGGTGTAGCCACTTCCTTTCGAGCCGTTTGTACAAACACATCCGATACATCCGGCATTTCCACCACCTCCGGTAGCCCCGAAAAGGTGTCCGATGTCGTAATTAGCCTCGCCAATCACAGAAGTTAGGGTATTTTGAAGTTGCGAATTCCAGTTATTCATACTGCTTGAAGGAGAGTAAGGATCCGTAGAAGCATTAGTGTAAATTACAGCATCATTGTTAGAAATTAAAACCATTCTTGCTGCGAAATCTTTTTCAAAAACACCATTTACGCGGGTCATTGTATTGTTCATTGCAGCTAAAGCATTGGCTTTTGTTCCCCCAAAATAAGTAGTGTATTCTCCCGTGCATGAAAGTGCTAATCTGAAAGTTCTCAGTTTGGCATCATCAGCGTTAGGTCTTGCAGCGAGACTGGTATTATCAATCCCTTTTTGGGCAACATCAATAACAGTACATTCAAATTTGTTAAGATTGTCTTTTTTGTCTGATTTTTTATAAACCACATACGTTGAAAGATCTTTGGTGTAAGGCTCGATGAACACAGCCGATTTATCACCATAAATTTCCATCGAGGATAACCCTAAGGGCGAAATACTGAAATAAACTGTGGAATTAGAATCTCCAAGACCCTCACCAACGTAAGATTTGATGTCCGGATACCGGGCTGCCAGTTGTGGATCAAAATTTGAATTTTCCTTTACTTTAAAGTTTTCTATTTTCCCGTCGGAATTAGGAAAAGAAATAATGACTTGTGATTTTTCGCCGGCAGCCAGTCTTTTGGGAGCTCTTGAAAGCGCGTTTTTCAAACCGTCTATGTCCAGTGTATAGACTTTTGGATTATTGATGTTCGTTTTATTCTCGAAAACATTTGCAGATG
The sequence above is drawn from the Chryseobacterium daecheongense genome and encodes:
- a CDS encoding nucleoside triphosphate pyrophosphohydrolase family protein, with translation MDKIDSLNQVAEFHTTFKAPILETPQIPSPERCNLRVELLQEELNELKQAIADNDIVEIADALCDLQYVLSGAVLEFGLGNKFVELFNEVQRSNMSKACDNEEQANETVEFYKEKEVESFYEKSGEKFNVYRKTDHKVLKNKYYSPADLKTIIEK
- a CDS encoding thioredoxin codes for the protein MKKFITNTVAISGLFLATQQLSAQKVVVNREVETQNDGKMLLGNQLKEQFLKAPYADWYVKEHDEYALDQKAIADLKKAKISSYHIIVFMGTWCEDSHRDFPRLMRILEEVNFPDNRLTIIAVNRKKESPSGEEGIYNIQKVPTIIVEKYDKEIGRIIEMPKTGYVERDLVEILKKDDKSVLKEIFKK
- a CDS encoding DUF4230 domain-containing protein: MKNNKLILSFVAGILVMLFLFFGLKSCFNFGGKTEKSDYYILTNQISKMNKMVVLEQNISSMQKTKMGYEVFGNEVSSNSIITYTKTNAQVSYDLNKMKIEVDSINKKLVITQLPNADIRITPSVEIQSLDDSFFNRISEKDIKNVTNKAKETAIKAIDENKLRNEGRKQLMENLNNIFVLAKALNYTIEDKTGQLGILEL
- a CDS encoding glycohydrolase toxin TNT-related protein (This protein contains a domain related to Tuberculosis Necrotizing Toxin, which is the C-terminal effector domain of outer membrane channel protein CpnT, and which has a lethal NAD+-glycohydrolase activity.), which encodes MKHLLKYLLFLSVIFFSTACNSDRDDEIDNTNGVTHVFYKTADEFALTYDTAGLVNQDIRNQAFELYKQGKWSELEALFKANNLNGGWPPANGGYNIVDNVPFQAGQKFDRYSGAINYSGNGIPTLGGSFTSPIINGYVYTFSQRALNQPENTYDFYYEIDVLNNSLPFTSQTADVIPWFNQVGGGKQTMWKIPIDPATGYQKTWNKLAEEGYVKITIKKSPSGHYNNLVGTVIQ
- a CDS encoding M12 family metallo-peptidase, with product MKKQLSMIGVLLISGISFAQTDRLWSQTSPKTASQVFENKTGITDPKVYSLNLDALKSVLSKAPKRLSAGEPSEIIISFPNSEGKMENFKVRENSNLDPLLAAKYPDIKSYVGQGAEDKSSTVYFSISPLGLSSMEIYGDRSAVFIEPYTKDLSTYVIYRKSDKKDALNKFECKVIDVAQKGIEKTTLAARPNADDSKLRTFRLALSCTGEYTSYFGGTKANALAAMNNTMTRVNGVFEKDFAARMILISNNDDVIYTNSSTDPYSPSSQLDNWNYELMQTLHSTIGDANFDIGHLFGKDGGGGNAGCIGCICSNDDTTYVDGGVTYPENYKGSGYTSPADGVPSGDSFDIDYVAHEMGHQFGGNHTWSYQTQNGLQPVEPGSGSTIMGYAGITSYDVQAHSDALFHALSIQQITDNIKAATCSVNTATGNSIPTANAGLDYTIPKGTPFMLTGTGTDADGDTLTYIWEQMDKGTSSQTGSSSAASATKTAGPTFRSWTPTASPTRYFPRMASILAGATTTSGSEITVEALSNVARKLNFRFTVRDNRAGGSGNNSDDAIITVNSTAGPFKVSSQNSAVTYTGGSSQTITWDVAGTTGNNVNAANVDILWSTNSGTTWTTLLAGTPNDGTQAVTIPNVATTTGRIMVKGSNHIFFDVNNANIKVTASSAKQKDITKDLITEVKLFPNPVKNTLNVSNATSEEYKIFDMGGKLINSGKLERGAINVSDLTKGVYLLQTGETTKRFIKE
- a CDS encoding M12 family metallo-peptidase; protein product: MKKQLTLIGVLFMTGISFAQTDRLWSQSSQKTSANVFENKTNINNPKVYTLDIDGLKNALSRAPKRLAAGEKSQVIISFPNSDGKIENFKVKENSNFDPQLAARYPDIKSYVGEGLGDSNSTVYFSISPLGLSSMEIYGDKSAVFIEPYTKDLSTYVVYKKSDKKDNLNKFECTVIDVAQKGIDNTSLAARPNADDAKLRTFRLALSCTGEYTTYFGGTKANALAAMNNTMTRVNGVFEKDFAARMVLISNNDAVIYTNASTDPYSPSSSMNNWNSQLQNTLTSVIGEANYDIGHLFGATGGGGNAGCIGCVCTNGSKGSGYTSPADAIPSGDNFDIDYVAHEMGHQFGGNHTFSMSNEGTGANMEPGSGSTIMGYAGITSQDVQPHSDAFFHAISIQQITNNIKAKTCPVSTATGNAIPTANAGSDYTIPKGTPFMLTGTGTDADGDSLTYVWEQMDNASSSQTGASSAASATKASGPTFRSWTPTTSPTRYFPRMASILAGATTTAGSEITVEALSNVARTLNFRFTVRDNRAGGSGNNSDDAVITVNSTAGPFVVSSQNSATTYTGGTSQTVTWDVAGTTGNNVNAANVDILWSTDSGNTWTTLLAGTPNDGSQAVTIPNASTTTGRIMVKGSNHVFFDVNNANITVNAGSGGTDTVAPTAPTLAASGTTATTTNLSWSGATDNVGVTGYDVYQGASLIGSTASTSYTVTSLSPSTTYSFTVKAKDAAGNTSVASNSVSVTTLAGSTVTYCSASANNTADERIGNVKFGTINNTSTGTAGYENFTSVSTNVTRGTAYTISITPVWTSTVYSEAYAVYIDYNQNGVFTDSGELVWTKSGSTTTPVTGSITIPASAALGSTRMRVMMQYSSIPSSSCGTYTYGQVEDYTVNIGSTSKGDILGGNNMLTDIKLYPNPVKNILNVSNTTSEEYKIFDMTGKLINSGKLERGSVNVNNLVKGAYMIQIGEISRRFIKD